In Brachypodium distachyon strain Bd21 chromosome 2, Brachypodium_distachyon_v3.0, whole genome shotgun sequence, one genomic interval encodes:
- the LOC100831837 gene encoding lachrymatory-factor synthase, translating to MAHGPPDREAATPAWRGSVRAAAAGPTPDQAWALLRDFCSLDKWVPSVRTCRRLEEEGGAEDGAPGCVRYCEGPVNMAAAPGELEEVVGWSKERLLEVDAAGRSYSYEVVETNKGFGRYRATVGVEPEPAGCAVRWSFEADPVKGWTLQGFVGFLEKLARGVAKRLEEKIMVKADDHLA from the coding sequence ATGGCTCACGGCCCGCCGGACCGGGAAGCGGCGACGCCCGCGTGGCGCGGCTCCGTGCGagccgcggcggcagggccGACACCCGACCAGGCGTGGGCTCTGCTGCGGGACTTCTGCTCCCTCGACAAGTGGGTGCCATCGGTGCGGACTTGCCGGAGGCTGGAAGAGGAGGGCGGTGCCGAAGACGGCGCGCCCGGGTGCGTCCGGTACTGCGAGGGGCCGGTGAACATGGCCGCGGCCCCGGGCGAGCTGGAGGAGGTCGTCGGCTGGTCCAAGGAGCGGCTCCTGGAGGTCGACGCGGCGGGGAGGTCCTACAGCTACGAGGTGGTGGAGACCAACAAGGGGTTCGGCCGGTACCGTGCCACCGTCGGGGTCGAGCCCGAACCGGCCGGGTGCGCGGTCAGATGGTCGTTCGAGGCCGACCCGGTCAAGGGCTGGACGCTCCAAGGCTTCGTCGGGTTCCTGGAGAAGCTCGCGCGTGGCGTCGCCAAACGGCTCGAGGAGAAGATCATGGTGAAGGCTGATGATCATCTTGCATAA
- the LOC100832134 gene encoding pentatricopeptide repeat-containing protein At1g77170, mitochondrial: MRAVLVPAQHEPLGREADLAAARLESCDDGRLPPLFHAHLLRHGLLLLPFHWNALTRAYLRHGSSRSALCVAAHMFRCAAHPDRYTFPLALKAAAQGEPPISSLRRQFHAAAAKRGLARHPFTESALISCYSKAGDLDAARRVFDENPHRGLGSWNAIISGLSQAGESKEPLALFVKMRRCGVVPDDLTMVSLVSSCCAVGDIGLVEQLHKCMLQCKHSSRLDVTLSNALIDMYAKCGRTDLAGRVFERMPLRDVSSWTTMITGLATHGEEQRALKKFDEMKSEGVPPNRVTMLAVLSACAHRGLVDTGMGLLKQMEDGEIKVAPTVEHYGCLVDLLGRVGWVDDARALVEHRMPMEANVVIWGTLLGACEKHGNVSVGEWAAERLQEAEPWNDGVYVVLSNVYAAAGMWGEVERVRKMMSGRKVTKFPGCSL; this comes from the coding sequence ATGCGAGCCGTTCTCGTCCCGGCGCAGCACGAGCCCCTTGGACGCGAAGCCGACCTCGCGGCGGCTCGCCTGGAATCATGCGATGACGGGCGTCTCCCGCCGCTGTTCCATGCCCACCTCCTGcgccacggcctcctcctcctcccgttcCACTGGAACGCCCTGACACGCGCCTACCTCCGCCACGGCTCTTCCCGCTCCGCACTCTGCGTGGCAGCCCACATGTTCCGCTGCGCCGCACATCCCGATCGCTACACTTTCCCGCTCGCACTCAAGGCCGCGGCCCAGGGCGAGCCCCCCATCTCCAGCTTGCGCCGTCAGTTccacgctgccgccgccaagcGCGGCCTCGCGCGCCACCCCTTCACCGAGAGCGCGCTCATCAGCTGCTACTCAAAGGCTGGCGACCTGGATGCCGCCCGCAGGGTGTTCGACGAAAACCCTCACAGGGGACTCGGTTCATGGAACGCCATAATAAGTGGCCTCTCTCAAGCTGGGGAGTCGAAAGAGCCGTTGGCATTGTTTGTCAAGATGCGGAGGTGTGGCGTTGTACCAGATGATCTGACCATGGTGAGTCTTGTGTCGTCTTGCTGTGCTGTTGGGGATATTGGCTTGGTGGAGCAGCTGCACAAGTGCATGCTACAATGCAAGCACTCGAGCCGGCTCGATGTGACGCTGTCCAATGCGTTGATCGATATGTATGCCAAGTGTGGCCGCACAGACCTTGCAGGAAGGGTTTTTGAGAGAATGCCTCTTAGGGATGTGTCGTCTTGGACAACCATGATTACAGGACTTGCAACACATGGTGAGGAACAGCGCGCATTAAAGAAGTTTGATGAAATGAAGAGCGAAGGGGTGCCACCAAACAGGGTGACGATGTTGGCGGTGCTCTCTGCTTGCGCACACAGAGGACTGGTTGATACTGGGATGGGTTTGCTGAAGCAAATGGAAGATGGAGAGATTAAGGTAGCACCAACTGTTGAACATTACGGGTGTCTGGTGGATTTGCTTGGCAGAGTTGGGTGGGTGGACGATGCACGTGCTTTAGTGGAACATAGAATGCCGATGGAGGCAAACGTGGTGATATGGGGAACATTGCTTGGTGCATGCGAGAAGCACGGCAATGTGAGCGTTGGTGAGTGGGCGGCAGAGCGGCTACAGGAGGCTGAGCCATGGAACGACGGGGTTTATGTAGTGCTGTCCAACGTATATGCTGCTGCTGGAATGTGGGGTGAGGTAGAGAGGGTGAGGAAGATGATGTCAGGGAGGAAAGTTACAAAGTTTCCGGGCTGCAGCCTATGA
- the LOC100832646 gene encoding CASP-like protein 3A1, which yields MGSLGNGRNGSEPGIQMPVMGGNAVLEPTTSSVPRCPRLEMAMVATRVAALVMALLSMLLMISAKQRGILIIFGIEIPLYANWSLSDSLEFLVGISAAAAAYSLAQLLSIAHKALKKVPVVPSRRYAWMLLAADQVFAYAMMSAGSAAAAVANLNRTGIRHTALPNFCKPLPRFCDFSAASIVCAFIGCVFLATSALIDVIWLSNL from the exons ATGGGTTCCCTTGGTAATGGCCGGAATGGTTCGGAGCCTGGGATCCAGATGCCAGTGATGGGGGGTAACGCAGTGCTGGAGCCTACCACATCCTCAGTACCCAGATGTCCACGGCTGGAAATGGCCATGGTGGCAACCAGAGTTGCAGCCCTCGTGATGGCGCTGCTCTCCATGTTGCTAATGATCTCCGCCAAGCAACGGGGTATTCTCATCATCTTCGGCATTGAGATCCCGCTCTATGCTAACTGGTCCCTGTCTGATTCCCTGGA ATTCTTGGTTGGTATAtctgcagcggcagctgccTACTCTCTAGCACAGCTTCTGTCGATTGCACACAAGGCCTTGAAGAAAGTCCCTGTGGTTCCGTCCAGACGCTATGCCTGGATGCTGCTAGCTGCTGATCAG GTCTTTGCGTATGCAATGATGAGCGCGGGATCGGCAGCGGCAGCCGTCGCAAATTTGAACCGCACCGGAATCCGGCACACCGCACTGCCCAACTTCTGCAAGCCTCTGCCACGTTTCTGCGACTTCTCAGCGGCCTCCATCGTGTGTGCCTTTATCGGTTGCGTCTTCCTTGCGACATCCGCCCTGATTGATGTTATCTGGCTGTCAAATCTGTGA